From the genome of Fundulus heteroclitus isolate FHET01 chromosome 7, MU-UCD_Fhet_4.1, whole genome shotgun sequence, one region includes:
- the LOC105916466 gene encoding olfactory receptor 52D1-like, with protein MDNVSVVRIFTLTGLNETMDHRTAIFSLTLVYYCVVLFLNISLIVIIVLDENLHEPMYVLLCCVCINAVYGTTSFYPKLLIDLLSFSQEMSYNWCLFQIFVLYSYACCELSILALMAYDRYLAICRPLHYHTLMTRRMLSQLVSFSWLTPFCIVSINILATSRLELCRFTIKRLFCVNWIIVQLACPNSNTLSSSIASYATILIYVSHGCFIIWTYMHLVRTCATSKENRVKFMQTCVPHLISLTTFLTVIVFDLMYIRFGSAEIPQSLQNFIAIEFLLFPPMMNPLIYGLKLTKIRNRILSIIYATTH; from the coding sequence ATGGATAATGTTTCTGTTGTAAGAATCTTCACTCTCACTGGGTTAAATGAGACAATGGACCACAGAACTGCTATATTCTCGCTTACTTTGGTGTATTACTGtgtggttttatttctaaacatCTCCCTCATTGTCATTATTGTTTTGGATGAAAACTTGCATGAACCCATGTATGTTTTACTTTGCTGTGTTTGCATTAATGCAGTTTATGGCACGACCAGTTTTTACCCTAAATTGCTGATAGATCTGTTGTCGTTTTCTCAGGAAATGTCATACAACTGGTGTCTCTTTCAAATATTTGTCTTGTACTCCTACGCGTGCTGTGAGCTGTCCATCCTGGCCCTCATGGCCTACGACCGGTACCTGGCCATCTGTCGGCCGTTGCACTACCACACATTAATGACCAGGAGGATGCTCTCTCAGCTGGTGAGTTTCTCCTGGCTGACTCCTTTCTGCATTGTATCAATCAATATTTTGGCCACATCCAGACTGGAGCTATGCAGGTTTACAATTAAGAGACTCTTCTGTGTGAACTGGATCATTGTTCAGCTCGCCTGCCCCAACAGCAACACCCTCTCAAGTAGCATAGCTTCATATGCAACAATTTTAATCTATGTCTCTCATGGCTGTTTCATCATTTGGACTTACATGCACCTCGTGCGAACATGTGCAACCTCCAAAGAAAACAGGGTGAAGTTCATGCAGACGTGCGTGCCTCATTTGATCTCTCTGACCACTTTCCTGACTGTGATTGTTTTTGATTTGATGTACATACGCTTTGGCTCTGCAGAAATTCCTCAAAGCCTTCAAAACTTTATCGCTATAGAGTTTCTCCTCTTTCCCCCGATGATGAACCCTTTGATATACGGATTGAAATTGACCAAAATACGAAACAGAATCCTGAGCATAATTTATGCAACAACACATTAA